The segment AAAAGGGGAAACCTTGAATCTTCATATTAATAAAAATGCTATAGTTTATTCTCCCCCTTTAATTGGCTCTCATCTTGGTTCTGATGCTCTTAGTGTTTGTCTTTCTTGTGGTTTATTTGAGGAAGATAAAAAAAATATAATGTGTATAGATATTGGAACCAATACGGAAATAATTTTGAAGACTGAGGAAGGTATTTTTGCAACTTCTTGTGCTGCAGGATCTGCTTTAGAGCCAATGCCTGCTCTTCCTGGTGCAATTTACAGATTCGGAATGACTAATGGTGTTTTTACCTGGGAAACAATCGGAGAAGTAGAGCCGATAGGTATTTGTGGCTCTGGAATAATTGATATTTTAGGATGTTTGATTAAAAATGGACTGATGGATGAGAATGGGTATTTAACAAAAGGGAAGATTTTTAAAATAACAGATAAAATAAAGATTACCCAATCAGATATAAAAGGAGAAAAAGGACTTCTTTGGAGTAAAGCAGCAATATCTCTTGGGATAAGAGTTCTTTTAGAAGAAGCAAGGATTTCTTTAGATGATTTGGATAAAGTGTATCTTGCAGGGTCCTTTGGGAGTTTTATTGATAAAGAAAATGCAAAGATTATTGGTCTTATTCCAGATATTTCTTCAAAGAAGATAGTTCAGGTAGGTAATGCAGCTGCCTTAGGTGCAGAGGAGATGTTGCTATCTTGTGAGAAAAGAGAAATAGTTGAGGATTGGGCGAGTAAAATAAAGAAAATATTTTTAGAGGAAATTCCTGATTATGGGGAGAGACTAATCTTATTCGAACAAAAATTTAAAAGATTGAGATGAAAAAGGTAAAAGCTTCTGTTATTATTCCTACTTCTGATAGACTTCCGGTTCTAAAGGCTTGCATTTTTGCTCTCTTGAATCAGACGGTAGAGGATTTTGAGATTATTCTTATTGATGATGCTTCAAGGGATGGGACAAGAGAATTTATAGAAGACTCTAATTTCTCTAAAGTTAGATATTTCCGACTTGAGCAAAGGAAAGGACCTTATTATGCTCGAAATTTAGGAATAAAAGAAGCAAAAGGAGAGATAATAATTTTTATTGATTCGGATGTTGTTGTTTTCCCGGATTTTGTAGAAGATCATTTAGAAATTCATGATAGAAGGGAAGATCTTGTTGTTCAAGGGATGGTTAGACATATTGAAACATTAGATGAGGTCAATTTTAATAGATTTTATCTCCCTAATGCTCTTTGCCTTAGAACATTTATTACCCAAAATGTTTCTCTAAGAAGGAAATATCTTATAGCCGTAGGTGGTTTTGAATTATTTGGCCCTGAGTTAGGTTATAAAGATATAGATTTAGGATTTAGACTAATGGACCTTAGACTTAAGTGGGTTTATGGGATAAGGAAATGCAAGGCTTTCCATATAGATGGGGAATTATCTTTGGAAAGTCTTAAGGGTATATTTTTGAAGTGGGAGAAGCAAGGAGCTTCTGCGTATTATTTTGTTAAGAAGTGGGGAAATAGAGGAGAAAAATACGCAAGAACAAAAAAAGCTATTTTATTTTCTAAGTTATTTAATACAAAAAGATGGATAGAGAATGAAAATGTTATTAGGCTTATTTTGGAAAGCGAAGATAATTTCGGTTTAGTTTCGGCTTTCCTTAGAGGATTAGCTCGTTATCATTATAGGAATAAAGGGATTGAAGAGGCGAGAAAAAATGAAGGCTTCAGTTATAGTAGTGACATTTAATAGGGCTCCTATTTTGGTTCATTGTATAGATAAACTATTGAACCAATCGGTGGATGATTATGAAGTTATAGTTGTTGATGATGGTTCTACAGATGGAACAGAAGATTTGATAAAGAAAATTGATGATAAGAGAGTTTTATATCTTAAAAATGAAAAAAATATGGGGCAGCCCTTTTCCAGAAATAGAGGAATAAAAATTGCAAATGGAGAGGTAATTATATTTGTGGATTCGGATGTATTAGTTCATAAAAATTTTGTAGAGGACCATTTGAAAATTCATGAAAGAAACGATAAATTGATTGTTCAAGGTTTAGTTAGACATATAAGAGATATAAAAGATTATAATAAAATGAATCTTAAAATTGATGGTCTTTGCCTTAGTGGACTTGTTACCCAAAATGTTTCTGTTAGAAGAAAATGGCTTTTAGAAGTTGGAGGCCTTGACGAGTCTTTTGGAACCATTATGGGGTATGAGGATATAGAGTTGGGCAGGCGCCTTAAAGGGATTGGTCTTAAAACTGTTTATTCTTGGAGAAGGTGTCTTGCTTGGCATATGGATGGCAGAGAAACAGATGAACGTTTAGAGAGCGTTTTTAATAAAGCTTTTATGTTTGGTAGAAATGCAGTTAAATTTTCAAGAATGTATGGTAAGAAAGTGGCAATGAGACATTTAAAGAAAAATTATGTTTTTTTTATAAATAAGATTCTTGGAACAGAATATTGGGTGGAGAAAAAGGGCCTTAATTATCTTAAGACGCACAAAAATGGTTTTTCTTATCCAATTCTAAAATGGATTATAAAATATTATTACAGAGGAAAAGGAATTAAAGAGGCTTTGAAAGAGGAAGGAAGTATTTATGATTATTAAAAAATTTCTTAGAATTTTTATTTCACCTAAAACCTCATTTCTTCTTGTATTTTTTCTTATTCTGAGTGTTATAATTGGCACATTAATTGATAGGAATTATGGAAAGTCTACTGCAGAAGTTCTTGTTTATAATTCTAAATGGTTTACAATTCTTTGGTCTTTCTTCGCTATTACTCTTT is part of the candidate division WOR-3 bacterium genome and harbors:
- a CDS encoding ASKHA domain-containing protein, which encodes MHKRGPKEEPRVVFPFFGKSKEIEIGKTLLHYAQELNIPINAGCGGLGICKECRVRIEKGGESLSKKTKLEEELDEKERLACQAIVENKKSDLFVEVLFPGFVDKILTGGKRRKLQIDPLPKRRGNKVFLDGEEIGNYQDGLFGIAADIGTTTVVLHLINLEKGNIVYTSAFENPQKKIDGNNVISRIKFDSEYPGKLQFVLISKINEEINRMPVRKESIYDFVVVGNSTMRDLFFGLQVQSLGVSPYKSITEKEGKKTSIKVKGETLNLHINKNAIVYSPPLIGSHLGSDALSVCLSCGLFEEDKKNIMCIDIGTNTEIILKTEEGIFATSCAAGSALEPMPALPGAIYRFGMTNGVFTWETIGEVEPIGICGSGIIDILGCLIKNGLMDENGYLTKGKIFKITDKIKITQSDIKGEKGLLWSKAAISLGIRVLLEEARISLDDLDKVYLAGSFGSFIDKENAKIIGLIPDISSKKIVQVGNAAALGAEEMLLSCEKREIVEDWASKIKKIFLEEIPDYGERLILFEQKFKRLR
- a CDS encoding glycosyltransferase family 2 protein, translating into MKKVKASVIIPTSDRLPVLKACIFALLNQTVEDFEIILIDDASRDGTREFIEDSNFSKVRYFRLEQRKGPYYARNLGIKEAKGEIIIFIDSDVVVFPDFVEDHLEIHDRREDLVVQGMVRHIETLDEVNFNRFYLPNALCLRTFITQNVSLRRKYLIAVGGFELFGPELGYKDIDLGFRLMDLRLKWVYGIRKCKAFHIDGELSLESLKGIFLKWEKQGASAYYFVKKWGNRGEKYARTKKAILFSKLFNTKRWIENENVIRLILESEDNFGLVSAFLRGLARYHYRNKGIEEARKNEGFSYSSDI
- a CDS encoding glycosyltransferase family 2 protein, producing MKASVIVVTFNRAPILVHCIDKLLNQSVDDYEVIVVDDGSTDGTEDLIKKIDDKRVLYLKNEKNMGQPFSRNRGIKIANGEVIIFVDSDVLVHKNFVEDHLKIHERNDKLIVQGLVRHIRDIKDYNKMNLKIDGLCLSGLVTQNVSVRRKWLLEVGGLDESFGTIMGYEDIELGRRLKGIGLKTVYSWRRCLAWHMDGRETDERLESVFNKAFMFGRNAVKFSRMYGKKVAMRHLKKNYVFFINKILGTEYWVEKKGLNYLKTHKNGFSYPILKWIIKYYYRGKGIKEALKEEGSIYDY